A stretch of Ascochyta rabiei chromosome 6, complete sequence DNA encodes these proteins:
- a CDS encoding Dihydrofolate reductase → MPGRPPRSFIPRNITVTNVLSLYRFRRMAAAPPPTRPIKILWLHGFTQSGPLFQAKTGALRKTLIKAFPAGITLSFPTAPLRLSPTDVSFLHGEEKKDGSEEEEVDAWAWWRRKGDSEPYTYAGLEEGLGRIAEVLKTEGPFDGVIGFSQGGAAAAMVASLLEPGKREAFEKLQKDGGMRYPESFQEDTGYMEDCIHPPLKFAVSYSGFAARGQNPYHAFYEPKIKTPILHFLGSLDTVVEESRSLALVEACEKSEGRVVYHPGGHFLPSTQKASVNALIGFIKEVLHKAEGPKKEEESVEDMDVPF, encoded by the coding sequence ATGCCCGGCCGTCCCCCACGGTCCTTCATACCCCGCAACATCACCGTGACAAACGTCCTCAGTTTGTACCGCTTCCGCAGAATGGCCGCCGCCCCGCCCCCAACTCGACCGATAAAGATACTCTGGCTGCACGGCTTCACGCAATCGGGCCCGCTCTTCCAAGCCAAAACCGGCGCACTGCGAAAGACACTCATAAAGGCTTTCCCCGCGGGCATCACGCTCTCGTTCCCGACTGCGCCGCTGCGATTGAGCCCCACAGACGTATCGTTTCTGCATGGCGAGGAGAAGAAAGACGGCagtgaagaagaggaggtcGATGCATGGGCGTGGTGGCGCAGAAAGGGCGACAGTGAGCCGTACACGTATGCTGGTTTGGAGGAGGGGCTAGGGAGGATTGCGGAGGTGCTGAAGACTGAGGGTCCCTTTGATGGCGTGATAGGATTCTCGCAGGGCGGCGCAGCGGCGGCTATGGTGGCGAGCTTGCTTGAGCCTGGAAAGCGTGAGGCTTTTGAGAAGCTGCAAAAGGATGGAGGGATGCGGTATCCGGAGTCTTTCCAGGAGGACACGGGATACATGGAGGACTGCATACACCCACCACTGAAGTTCGCGGTGAGCTACAGTGGGTTTGCGGCGCGGGGCCAGAATCCGTATCACGCCTTCTATGAGCCAAAGATCAAGACGCCTATCTTGCACTTCCTGGGTTCATTGGACACGGTGGTGGAAGAGAGCAGGAGTCTCGCGCTGGTGGAGGCGTGCGAGAAGAGTGAAGGGAGAGTCGTCTACCATCCTGGTGGTCACTTCCTGCCGAGCACGCAGAAGGCGAGCGTCAACGCGTTGATCGGTTTCATCAAGGAGGTTCTACACAAGGCTGAGGGGCccaagaaagaagaagagagtgtcGAGGATATGGATGTGCCATTTTGA